A segment of the Sulfurovum indicum genome:
GAACCAAAAAGAGCCTTACGAGCTTACTGAGGAGCTTTCCCAGGCAGACCTGATCATCATCAATACCTGTTCGGTACGAGAAAAACCGGTGGCAAAACTTTTTTCCGAGATTGGTCTTTTCAACAAACATAAAAAAGAAGGGGCTAAGATCGGTGTGGCAGGGTGTACGGCGAGTCACCTTGGAGAAGAGATCATCAAGCGTGCACCCTCCGTTGATTTTGTACTGGGGGCACGAAATGTCTCCAAGATCACACAGGTGGTCGACAAAAAACATGCCGTTGAGGTCAGTACGGACTACGATGAGAGTACCTACGCTTTTGGAGAGTACAGGACAAACCCCTTCAAGGCAATGGTGAACATCTCCATCGGCTGTGACAAATCATGTACCTTCTGTATCGTTCCGCATACCCGTGGCGATGAGATCTCCATCCCCAGTGACCTGCTGGTACAGGAGATTACCAAAGCAGTTGACAGCGGAGCCAAAGAGGTGATGCTTTTGGGACAGAACGTCAATAATTACGGCAGACGTTTTGGCAGCAGTGATGAGAAGATAGATTTTACCGGTCTGCTGCAGAAGATCTCAAAGATAGAAGGGCTGGAACGTATCCGCTTCACATCACCTCACCCTCTGCATATGGATGATGCTTTTTTGGAAGAATTTGCTTCAAACCCCAAGATCTGCAAACAGATACATGTACCGCTCCAAAGCGGTTCAACTGCTCTGCTGAAGGCCATGAAGCGCGGTTATAGCAAAGAGTGGTTCCTCAATCGTTGTGAAAAGATACGGACACTTTGCCCGGAAGCAACCATTTCTACAGATATCATTGTAGGGTTCCCGGGTGAGAGTGAATCCGATTTTGAAGATACGATGGATGTTCTTGAGAAGGTACGGTTTGAGCAGATGTTCTCTTTCAAGTACTCTCCGAGACCCTACACAGAAGCTGCAGAGTTTGAGAACCAGATAGATGACGCCATAGCCGGTGAACGCCTGAGTCGCCTTCAGA
Coding sequences within it:
- the miaB gene encoding tRNA (N6-isopentenyl adenosine(37)-C2)-methylthiotransferase MiaB, whose product is MSKKLFIETLGCAMNVRDTEHMIAELNQKEPYELTEELSQADLIIINTCSVREKPVAKLFSEIGLFNKHKKEGAKIGVAGCTASHLGEEIIKRAPSVDFVLGARNVSKITQVVDKKHAVEVSTDYDESTYAFGEYRTNPFKAMVNISIGCDKSCTFCIVPHTRGDEISIPSDLLVQEITKAVDSGAKEVMLLGQNVNNYGRRFGSSDEKIDFTGLLQKISKIEGLERIRFTSPHPLHMDDAFLEEFASNPKICKQIHVPLQSGSTALLKAMKRGYSKEWFLNRCEKIRTLCPEATISTDIIVGFPGESESDFEDTMDVLEKVRFEQMFSFKYSPRPYTEAAEFENQIDDAIAGERLSRLQKRHTQILDEIMDAQLGVVHKVYFDELKPGNRAAGRSDDGKLVFVEGSEELLGKIVDVQITKTSRGALDGVVITE